In Paraburkholderia caribensis, a single window of DNA contains:
- the mutL gene encoding DNA mismatch repair endonuclease MutL, whose translation MSAIPESSETRADAPVDADDAPAPASSRDASATEAAVTPRPLRAIQPLPDQLISQIAAGEVVERPASVVKELLENALDAGAKTLRILLDEGGVKRISITDDGCGIPESELALALMRHATSKIRSLAELEAVATLGFRGEALASIASVSDMHITSRTESDSHATRIDAQTGALSPAAGTRGTTIEVRELYFNTPARRKFLKSEQTELGHCLEMIRRAALARPDVAISVLHNGRAVEHWNASDPATRVAKILGETFATAHLPLDESAGPLAVYGCAGLPTASRGRADQQYFFVNGRFVRDKLLTHAVRAAYEDVLHGDRYPSYVLFLDLPPEAVDVNVHPSKIEVRFRDSRSIHQFVFHAVQRSLARHAGASPETTSGGHAARIEPMPFPTPAAPATSATSGSFGSTPLGGGFRVSDGGSSQPGNTWLRQARMTQGTLPVAQPLALYDALFGRKDTGAGTPQGTTSFELRDAADSVGNDGASAGFAGFTGLAPQSAIAPQSFDANDEQPLGFALGQIHGIYVLAQNARGLVIVDMHAAHERILYEQFKNALVDRAIAVQPLLIPVSMPADGVEIGVVEEERETLDALGFDLAVLSPTSIAIRAVPALLKDADLQALARAVLSDLHAYGGSRVLTERQHELLGTLACHHAVRANRRLTLDEMNALLRQMEATERADQCNHGRPTWFQLTLADLDRLFMRGQ comes from the coding sequence ATGTCCGCAATCCCCGAATCCTCCGAAACGCGTGCCGACGCGCCCGTCGACGCAGATGACGCGCCGGCTCCCGCGTCCAGCCGCGACGCGAGCGCAACCGAAGCCGCCGTCACGCCTCGTCCGCTGCGCGCGATCCAGCCGTTGCCCGACCAGCTGATCAGCCAGATCGCCGCGGGCGAAGTGGTCGAACGGCCGGCGTCGGTGGTGAAGGAATTGCTCGAAAATGCGCTCGATGCGGGCGCGAAGACGCTGCGCATCCTGCTCGACGAAGGCGGCGTCAAGCGCATCTCGATCACCGACGACGGCTGCGGCATTCCCGAAAGCGAGCTCGCGCTCGCGCTGATGCGTCACGCGACCAGCAAAATCCGCTCGCTCGCCGAGCTCGAAGCCGTCGCAACGCTCGGGTTTCGCGGCGAAGCGCTGGCGTCGATCGCGTCGGTGTCGGATATGCACATCACGAGCCGCACCGAGAGCGATTCGCACGCGACGCGCATCGACGCGCAGACGGGCGCGCTGTCGCCCGCGGCGGGCACGCGCGGCACGACGATCGAAGTGCGCGAGCTGTACTTCAACACGCCAGCGCGCCGCAAATTCCTCAAGAGCGAACAGACCGAGCTGGGACATTGCCTGGAAATGATCCGGCGCGCGGCGCTTGCGCGGCCCGACGTCGCGATTTCGGTGCTGCATAACGGCCGCGCCGTCGAACATTGGAACGCCAGCGATCCCGCCACGCGCGTCGCGAAGATTCTCGGCGAGACGTTCGCGACCGCGCATCTGCCGCTCGACGAGTCGGCGGGACCGCTGGCCGTTTACGGCTGCGCCGGTCTGCCGACCGCGAGCCGCGGACGCGCCGACCAACAGTATTTCTTCGTCAACGGCCGCTTCGTGCGCGACAAGCTGCTCACGCACGCCGTGCGCGCCGCCTATGAAGATGTGCTGCACGGCGACCGTTATCCGTCGTATGTGCTGTTCCTCGATCTGCCGCCCGAGGCCGTCGACGTGAACGTGCATCCGTCGAAGATCGAAGTGCGCTTTCGCGATTCGCGTTCGATTCACCAGTTCGTGTTCCATGCCGTGCAGCGCTCGCTCGCGCGGCACGCGGGCGCATCGCCGGAAACGACGTCCGGCGGGCACGCTGCTCGCATCGAGCCGATGCCTTTTCCGACGCCTGCAGCACCAGCAACGTCCGCGACGTCCGGTTCATTTGGCTCGACGCCGCTCGGCGGCGGTTTCCGCGTCAGCGATGGCGGCAGTTCACAGCCGGGCAACACCTGGCTGCGCCAGGCGCGCATGACGCAAGGCACTCTGCCCGTCGCGCAGCCGCTCGCGCTCTACGACGCGTTGTTTGGCCGCAAGGACACGGGCGCGGGCACGCCGCAAGGCACGACTTCTTTCGAACTGCGCGACGCGGCGGATTCCGTCGGGAATGACGGTGCGTCTGCGGGTTTTGCGGGTTTCACGGGTTTGGCGCCTCAGTCGGCCATCGCACCGCAAAGCTTCGACGCGAACGACGAACAGCCGCTCGGCTTTGCGCTTGGCCAGATCCACGGCATCTACGTGCTTGCGCAGAACGCGCGCGGACTGGTGATCGTCGACATGCACGCGGCGCACGAGCGGATTCTGTACGAGCAGTTCAAAAACGCGCTCGTGGACCGCGCGATCGCCGTGCAGCCTTTGCTGATTCCCGTTTCGATGCCGGCTGACGGGGTCGAGATCGGCGTCGTCGAAGAGGAGCGCGAGACGCTCGATGCGCTCGGCTTCGATCTGGCCGTGCTGTCGCCGACGAGCATCGCGATTCGCGCCGTCCCCGCGTTGCTGAAGGATGCCGATTTGCAGGCGCTGGCGCGCGCGGTGCTGTCCGATCTGCACGCGTACGGCGGCTCGCGCGTGCTGACCGAGCGCCAGCATGAGTTGCTCGGCACGCTCGCCTGCCATCACGCGGTGCGCGCGAACCGGCGCCTCACGCTCGACGAAATGAATGCGCTGCTGCGCCAGATGGAAGCGACCGAGCGCGCGGATCAGTGCAATCATGGGCGGCCGACGTGGTTTCAGTTGACGCTTGCCGATCTGGACCGGCTGTTCATGCGCGGACAGTGA
- the miaA gene encoding tRNA (adenosine(37)-N6)-dimethylallyltransferase MiaA, translated as MTQHAPQPIACLLGPTASGKTAAALAFAARAPVEIISVDSALVYREMDIGTAKPSAEERAVAPHHLIDIVDPVDAYSAADFRADALRLVGEIVARGNVPLLVGGTMLYYKALTQGLNDLPAADPDVRATLDADAARDGWPALHARLAAVDAVTAARLAPNDSQRIQRALEVFMLTGQPMSALLAAPARDDDAARLYRFVPIALEPSDRSVLHARIAARFDAMLAGGFVDEVKRLRARGDLHPGLPSMRCVGYRQAWEYLDGETDYDTMRDRGVFATRQLCKRQLTWLRGMSERVVVDCCAVDATLLALQAIERVVG; from the coding sequence ATGACGCAGCACGCACCCCAACCGATCGCCTGCCTGCTCGGCCCGACCGCGTCCGGCAAGACGGCGGCCGCCCTGGCGTTCGCGGCGCGCGCGCCTGTCGAGATCATCAGCGTCGATTCGGCGCTGGTGTATCGCGAGATGGATATCGGCACGGCGAAGCCGTCGGCGGAGGAACGCGCCGTCGCGCCTCACCATCTGATCGACATCGTCGATCCCGTTGACGCTTACTCAGCCGCCGATTTCCGCGCCGACGCATTGCGTCTTGTCGGCGAGATTGTTGCGCGCGGCAATGTGCCGCTGCTGGTTGGCGGCACGATGCTGTACTACAAGGCGTTGACGCAGGGTCTGAACGACCTGCCCGCCGCCGATCCCGACGTGCGTGCGACGCTCGACGCGGACGCCGCGCGCGACGGGTGGCCGGCGCTGCATGCGCGCCTCGCGGCTGTCGATGCCGTGACGGCTGCGCGCCTCGCGCCGAACGATTCGCAGCGCATCCAGCGCGCACTCGAAGTGTTCATGCTGACGGGGCAGCCGATGTCGGCCTTGCTGGCCGCGCCCGCGCGCGATGATGATGCCGCACGGCTTTATCGATTCGTTCCGATTGCGCTGGAACCGTCTGACCGGAGTGTGTTGCATGCGCGCATTGCGGCGCGGTTCGATGCGATGCTGGCGGGTGGGTTTGTCGATGAGGTGAAGCGGCTGCGCGCGCGCGGGGATTTGCATCCGGGGTTGCCTTCCATGCGGTGTGTCGGGTATAGGCAGGCCTGGGAGTATCTCGATGGTGAGACCGATTACGACACCATGCGGGATAGGGGCGTCTTCGCGACGCGGCAGTTGTGTAAGAGGCAGCTTACGTGGCTGCGGGGGATGTCGGAGCGGGTTGTGGTGGATTGTTGTGCTGTTGATGCTACTTTGCTTGCCTTGCAGGCTATTGAGCGAGTCGTTGGCTGA
- the purM gene encoding phosphoribosylformylglycinamidine cyclo-ligase, with translation MNQPKSAPNSPDSAQGLSYRDAGVDIDAGDALVDAIKPFAKKTLRDGVLGGIGGFGALFEVPKKYKEPVLVSGTDGVGTKLKLAFQLNKHDTVGQDLVAMSVNDILVQGAEPLFFLDYFACGKLDVGTAATVVKGIAQGCELAGCALIGGETAEMPGMYPDGEYDLAGFAVGAVEKSKIIDGSKIVPGDVVLGLASSGIHSNGFSLVRKVIERAQPDLNADFDGRSLADALMAPTHIYVKPLLALMQQLEVKGMAHITGGGLVENIPRVLREGLTAELDHRAWPLPPLFAWLQKHGGVADAEMHRVFNCGIGMAVIVSAADADTATGLLSAAGEQVWKIGVVRDSKEGEAQTVVV, from the coding sequence ATGAATCAACCGAAATCCGCCCCGAATTCCCCTGATTCGGCCCAAGGTTTGTCGTATCGCGACGCGGGCGTGGACATCGACGCGGGCGACGCCCTGGTCGACGCGATCAAGCCCTTTGCCAAGAAGACGCTGCGCGACGGCGTGCTGGGCGGCATTGGTGGGTTCGGCGCACTGTTCGAGGTGCCGAAGAAGTACAAGGAGCCGGTGCTCGTATCGGGCACGGACGGCGTCGGCACGAAGCTGAAGCTGGCGTTCCAGCTGAACAAGCATGACACAGTTGGCCAGGATCTCGTCGCGATGAGCGTCAACGACATTCTGGTGCAGGGTGCCGAGCCGCTGTTTTTCCTCGACTACTTTGCGTGCGGCAAGCTGGATGTCGGCACGGCCGCGACGGTCGTGAAGGGCATCGCGCAGGGCTGCGAGCTGGCTGGTTGCGCGCTGATCGGCGGCGAAACGGCCGAAATGCCGGGCATGTATCCGGATGGCGAGTACGACCTGGCGGGTTTTGCGGTCGGCGCGGTGGAAAAGAGCAAGATCATCGACGGCAGCAAGATCGTGCCGGGCGATGTGGTGCTGGGCCTTGCGTCGAGCGGTATTCATTCGAATGGTTTTTCGCTGGTGCGGAAGGTCATTGAGCGCGCCCAGCCGGATCTGAATGCCGATTTCGACGGGCGTTCGCTTGCTGATGCGCTGATGGCGCCGACGCATATTTATGTGAAGCCTTTGCTGGCGTTGATGCAGCAGCTTGAAGTGAAGGGCATGGCGCATATCACGGGCGGCGGGCTCGTGGAGAATATTCCGCGCGTGCTCAGGGAAGGCCTGACGGCCGAGCTGGATCATCGTGCGTGGCCGCTGCCGCCGCTGTTCGCCTGGCTGCAGAAGCATGGCGGGGTGGCTGATGCGGAGATGCATCGAGTGTTCAATTGCGGGATCGGGATGGCGGTTATTGTTTCTGCCGCTGACGCGGATACGGCGACGGGGTTGCTTTCCGCTGCTGGCGAGCAGGTCTGGAAGATCGGGGTCGTGCGTGATAGCAAGGAAGGCGAGGCGCAGACTGTAGTGGTTTGA
- a CDS encoding AI-2E family transporter encodes MQQNSPILTPYQRRAFIWLAIALAVGILLWLLSPVLTPFLLGAILAYILQPGVAWMTRRHVPRGIAALLMILFFALIVTLLGLLVLGVIQKEVPQLKQQVPSFFSHLHGWLQPKLALLGIIDPLDFASIRDVVMGQLEGSAQTVVLYAWTSIRTSSNVMLTVVGNVVMVPLVLFYLLYDWNAMLARLRGFVPRRFFSKTIHLARDMDHMLSQYLRGQLLVMGVLAVFYAAALYVAGFEIALPVGIFTGLAVFIPYIGFATGLALALLAALLQFGDWYGFGAVAVIYGVGQILESFFLTPRLVGERIGLHPLAVIFALLAFGQLFGFFGVLLALPVSAILSVAFRELRQSYLSSSLYKN; translated from the coding sequence TTGCAGCAAAACAGTCCGATCCTCACGCCGTATCAGCGCCGCGCCTTTATCTGGCTTGCCATTGCGCTCGCCGTCGGCATTCTGCTCTGGCTGTTGAGTCCCGTGCTCACGCCGTTCCTGCTCGGCGCGATCCTCGCGTATATCCTGCAGCCGGGCGTCGCGTGGATGACCCGCCGGCACGTCCCGCGCGGCATCGCCGCACTGCTGATGATCCTGTTCTTCGCCTTGATCGTCACGCTGCTGGGGCTGCTGGTGCTCGGCGTCATCCAGAAGGAAGTGCCGCAACTCAAGCAGCAGGTGCCGTCGTTCTTCTCGCATCTGCATGGCTGGCTGCAGCCCAAGCTGGCGTTGCTGGGCATCATCGATCCGCTCGATTTCGCGAGCATCCGCGACGTGGTGATGGGCCAGCTCGAAGGCAGCGCGCAGACGGTCGTGCTGTATGCGTGGACCTCGATCCGCACCAGCTCGAACGTGATGCTCACGGTGGTCGGCAACGTCGTGATGGTGCCGCTCGTGCTGTTCTATCTGCTGTACGACTGGAATGCGATGCTCGCGCGCCTGCGCGGCTTCGTCCCGCGACGCTTTTTTTCGAAGACCATTCATCTCGCGCGCGACATGGATCACATGCTGTCGCAGTACCTGCGCGGCCAGTTGCTCGTGATGGGCGTGCTCGCTGTGTTCTATGCGGCCGCGCTGTATGTCGCCGGGTTCGAGATCGCGCTGCCCGTCGGCATCTTCACGGGGCTCGCCGTGTTCATTCCGTATATCGGCTTCGCGACAGGCCTCGCGCTCGCGCTCCTCGCCGCCCTGCTGCAATTCGGCGACTGGTACGGGTTCGGCGCCGTCGCGGTGATCTACGGCGTCGGCCAGATACTCGAAAGTTTCTTCCTGACGCCGCGGCTGGTCGGCGAACGGATCGGCCTGCATCCGCTCGCGGTAATCTTCGCGCTGCTTGCGTTCGGCCAGTTGTTCGGTTTTTTCGGCGTGCTGCTCGCGCTGCCCGTCAGCGCGATACTGTCTGTCGCGTTCCGCGAGTTGCGGCAGAGCTATCTGTCCAGTTCGCTTTACAAGAACTGA
- the hda gene encoding DnaA regulatory inactivator Hda, which yields MSRQLTLDLGTPPPSTFDNFFAGANAELVTRLRELDAALSAGPVADRTFYVWGETGSGRTHLLEALVHEAPPGHARYAGPQSSLAAFAFDPAVALYAIDDCDRLSGAQQIAMFNLFNEVRAHPTSALVAAGNAAPMGLDVREDLRTRLGWGLVFHVAPLADDGKAAVLKRAARERGINLADDVPAYLLTHFRRDMPSLMALLDALDRFSLEQKRAVTLPLLRTMLASPDGASTASGTVDAPRRAAAQASSSASSKIVPHG from the coding sequence GTGTCGCGCCAATTGACGCTCGATCTCGGCACCCCGCCGCCATCGACATTCGACAACTTCTTCGCCGGCGCCAACGCCGAGCTGGTCACGCGCCTGCGCGAGCTGGACGCGGCGCTCTCGGCCGGCCCGGTCGCGGACCGCACGTTCTACGTCTGGGGCGAGACGGGTAGCGGGCGCACGCATCTGCTGGAGGCGCTCGTGCATGAAGCACCGCCGGGCCACGCGCGCTATGCCGGCCCGCAAAGCAGTCTCGCGGCTTTCGCGTTCGACCCCGCCGTCGCGCTGTATGCAATCGACGACTGTGACCGCCTGTCCGGCGCGCAGCAGATCGCGATGTTCAACCTGTTCAACGAAGTGCGCGCCCATCCGACCAGCGCGCTCGTCGCCGCGGGCAACGCCGCGCCGATGGGCCTCGACGTGCGTGAAGACCTGCGCACGCGGCTCGGCTGGGGCCTCGTGTTCCATGTCGCGCCGCTCGCCGACGACGGCAAGGCGGCCGTTCTGAAGCGCGCGGCGCGCGAGCGCGGCATCAATCTCGCCGACGACGTGCCCGCCTACCTGCTGACCCATTTCCGCCGCGACATGCCAAGTCTGATGGCATTGCTCGATGCGCTCGACCGCTTTTCGCTCGAGCAGAAGCGCGCCGTCACGCTGCCGCTTTTGCGCACCATGCTCGCGTCGCCCGACGGCGCCAGCACTGCGAGCGGCACGGTCGACGCGCCTCGTCGCGCGGCTGCCCAGGCCTCATCATCCGCTTCAAGTAAAATAGTCCCCCATGGCTAA
- a CDS encoding histidinol-phosphatase — translation MANLALFDLDHTLIPTDSDHEWGRFMVKLGIVEAESFARENDRFFADYRAGKLDIHAYLVAMLTPLAKYPRSQLKTWHDQYMHEVIKPAIVPAAMELVRKHRDAGDLCCMVTATNEFITAPIAEVFGVEKLIACEVETVDGHPASDYTGYPKGTPSYREGKIVRTEEWLASIGKTWSDFERSYFYSDSHNDIPLLEKVTDPIATNPDDTLRAHAEKHGWRILELFQPS, via the coding sequence ATGGCTAACCTCGCTCTCTTCGACCTCGATCACACGCTCATCCCCACCGACAGCGACCACGAATGGGGCCGCTTCATGGTGAAACTCGGCATCGTCGAAGCCGAAAGTTTTGCGCGTGAAAACGATCGCTTCTTTGCCGACTACAGGGCCGGCAAGCTCGACATTCATGCCTATCTGGTCGCGATGCTGACGCCGCTGGCGAAATACCCGCGCTCGCAGCTCAAAACGTGGCACGACCAGTACATGCATGAGGTCATCAAACCCGCCATCGTGCCCGCCGCGATGGAACTGGTGCGCAAGCATCGCGACGCGGGCGACCTGTGCTGCATGGTCACCGCGACCAACGAATTCATCACCGCGCCGATCGCCGAAGTGTTCGGCGTCGAGAAGCTGATCGCGTGCGAAGTGGAGACGGTCGACGGTCACCCCGCATCGGACTACACCGGCTACCCGAAAGGCACGCCGAGCTACCGTGAAGGCAAGATCGTGCGGACGGAAGAATGGCTCGCGTCGATCGGTAAAACATGGTCGGACTTCGAACGCAGCTATTTCTACAGCGATTCGCATAACGACATCCCGCTGCTCGAAAAGGTCACCGACCCGATCGCGACCAACCCGGACGACACGCTACGCGCACATGCCGAAAAGCATGGCTGGCGCATCCTCGAACTCTTTCAACCCTCGTGA
- the pcnB gene encoding polynucleotide adenylyltransferase PcnB: MIKKLIRKLFGQDAEPADEVAPPAEADDYAVPEERAHSSRAARTSSKGAASSKGGTRRKPAPAAVPEPDAPVIISSEIHGIDPSLISRNAIRVTEGLQQAGFRAFIVGGAVRDLLLGIAPKDFDVATDATPEQVQKLFRRARIIGRRFQIVHVQFGQEIIETSTFRALVDAPPADADAPPPRRLKRDELDRRTHAVDASGRVLRDNVWGEQHEDATRRDFTVNAMYYDPATQTVLDYHNGMADVRARLLRMIGDPATRYREDPVRMLRVVRFAAKLDFDIDEATRAPITELADLINNVPAARLFDEMLKLLLSGHALACLQRLRKEGLHHGLLPLLDVVLEQPHGEKFITLALNNTDARVRAGKPVSPGFLFATLLWHDMQQRWQQYEANGEFPVPALHRAMDDVLDMQTEKLAIHKRFSSDMREIWGLQHRLEKRSGRSALKLLEHQRFRAGYDFLLLRCESGELDESVGSWWTEFIEGDIAAREALLAQGGKDRAPRKRRRRSSNSRNRSKQGDGMEGGTASGNRATDDASHDGPHDD, encoded by the coding sequence GTGATCAAGAAACTCATTCGCAAGCTGTTCGGACAGGACGCAGAGCCCGCTGACGAAGTCGCGCCGCCCGCAGAAGCAGACGACTACGCCGTCCCGGAAGAGCGCGCGCACTCCAGCCGCGCAGCCCGTACGTCATCGAAAGGCGCAGCATCGTCGAAAGGCGGGACGCGCCGCAAGCCGGCCCCAGCCGCCGTACCCGAGCCGGACGCGCCCGTCATCATCTCGTCGGAGATTCACGGCATCGACCCGTCGCTGATTTCGCGCAACGCGATCCGCGTGACGGAAGGCCTGCAACAGGCGGGCTTTCGCGCGTTCATCGTGGGCGGCGCCGTGCGCGATCTGCTGCTCGGCATCGCGCCGAAGGACTTCGACGTCGCGACGGACGCCACGCCCGAACAGGTGCAAAAGCTGTTCCGCCGCGCGCGCATCATCGGGCGGCGCTTTCAGATCGTGCACGTGCAGTTCGGCCAGGAAATCATCGAGACATCGACCTTCCGTGCGCTCGTGGACGCCCCGCCCGCTGACGCCGACGCCCCGCCGCCGCGCCGCCTGAAGCGCGACGAACTGGACCGTCGCACGCATGCCGTCGATGCAAGCGGCCGCGTGCTGCGCGACAACGTCTGGGGCGAGCAGCACGAAGACGCCACGCGCCGCGACTTCACCGTCAACGCGATGTATTACGATCCCGCGACGCAAACCGTGCTCGACTATCACAACGGCATGGCCGATGTGCGCGCACGCCTGCTGCGCATGATCGGCGACCCGGCAACGCGCTATCGCGAAGACCCGGTGCGTATGCTGCGCGTCGTGCGCTTCGCCGCGAAGCTCGATTTCGATATCGACGAAGCCACCCGCGCGCCCATCACCGAACTCGCCGATCTCATCAACAACGTGCCCGCCGCGCGGCTGTTCGACGAGATGCTCAAGCTGCTGCTGTCGGGCCACGCGCTCGCGTGCCTGCAGCGTCTGCGCAAGGAAGGGCTGCATCATGGGCTGTTGCCGCTGCTCGACGTCGTGCTCGAACAGCCGCACGGCGAGAAGTTCATCACGCTCGCGCTGAACAACACCGACGCGCGCGTACGCGCCGGCAAGCCGGTTTCGCCGGGCTTCCTGTTCGCCACGCTGCTGTGGCACGACATGCAGCAACGCTGGCAGCAGTACGAGGCGAACGGCGAGTTCCCGGTGCCCGCGCTGCATCGCGCGATGGACGACGTGCTCGACATGCAGACCGAGAAGCTCGCCATTCACAAACGTTTCTCGTCGGACATGCGCGAGATCTGGGGCCTGCAGCATCGACTGGAAAAGCGCTCGGGCCGCAGCGCGCTGAAGTTGCTGGAACACCAAAGATTTAGAGCGGGGTATGATTTCCTCCTGTTGCGCTGCGAATCGGGCGAACTGGATGAGTCGGTCGGTTCGTGGTGGACGGAGTTCATCGAAGGAGACATCGCCGCGCGCGAAGCACTGCTTGCGCAAGGCGGGAAGGACCGGGCGCCCAGAAAACGACGGCGGCGTAGCAGCAACAGCCGAAACCGCAGCAAACAGGGCGACGGAATGGAGGGCGGCACGGCTTCAGGAAACCGCGCAACAGACGATGCGAGCCACGACGGCCCGCATGACGACTGA